A genome region from Gadus chalcogrammus isolate NIFS_2021 chromosome 7, NIFS_Gcha_1.0, whole genome shotgun sequence includes the following:
- the LOC130385705 gene encoding uncharacterized protein LOC130385705 isoform X2 codes for MMMLALCLLAEGVVTTSHHLCVLATGQEVVDIHHHVFQEFQILWFRTSTRKWTYSIPDFDVILTSLGVFRSVLVVEGRDRTEDAGIHHLRDIRNQQDIFTTLTQQRQLSQPLCSLRTTSA; via the exons ATGATGATGCTCGCCCTGTGTCTGTTGGCGGAAGGAGTCGTCACTACGAGCCACCACCTCTGTGTCTTG GCCACTGGACAGGAGGTTGTTGACATCCATCACCATGTCTTCCAGGAATTCCAGATTCTGTGGTTTCGAACCTCCACAA GAAAATGGACATACTCCATACCAGACTTTGATGTGATCCTGACCTCCCTTGGTGTCTTCAGGAGTGTCCTGGTGGTGGAAGGCAG gGACCGAACTGAAGACGCTGGGATCCACCATTTAAGAGACATCCGGAATCAACAGGACATCTTCACAACCCTGACTCAGCAGCGACAGTTGAGCCAGCCTCTCTGCAGCTTAAGGACAACTTCAGCTTGA
- the LOC130386589 gene encoding uncharacterized protein LOC130386589, translating into MTTMSHQDLSQILTLTPVSELETTVQSPMIPAGNSNWTTSFRVPLEKCRASLRRMLNEKEKPDISDRRHMVRMMVDEMRQHCLNPTLSQCAFIAKGIIEKYPNSLQDRTEEGEKMGSGHYTLCQQLKSRVDNLNRNNTLARLRKERRPAVTPAATAGNSQPARKCAKTDSYGCINWQPIVLPEGETKESLLHKKEELKLIFSHEGQRGADRARVAELMETTFETQRRNINMLPAMQELIKEWPFLFQKRFLLDHFNQLTGIELDARLRESMESKGKRVMTFFQSQLLRWGKEVRTVLANLAKEPEVDPCLAVVLTMMAFFHEKEDALFILADLTTTQADAETQLSLPRTPRIILLGDSILSAKQWMLALEGKVFITPTNLQMDFTSALAVLFGSHYAFNIEYQPEAASTLDFIQRFLVRINPEFSKCTAKIQTSKKTNKMVQRKQVSLNPHVAAFIRDFTEFDWQNF; encoded by the exons ATGACGACTATGAGCCATCAAGACCTCTCACAAATACTGACCCTGACACCAGTCTCAGAACTGGAAACAACAGTGCAGTCCCCCATGATTCCAGCTGGAAACAGCAACTGGACCACATCATTTAGAGTACCCCTAGAGAAGTGTAGAGCCAGCCTCCGGAGAATGCTGAATGAGAAGGAGAAGCCCGATATCTCGGACAGGAGACATATGGTTAGAATGATGGTGGATGAAATGAGACAGCATTGCCTAAACCCCACCCTCAGCCAGTGTGCATTTATTGCAAAAGGCATCATAGAAAAATATCCTAATAGCCTTCAAGACAGGAcagaagagggagaaaagatGGGGAGTGGCCACTACACGCTCTGTCAGCAGCTGAAGTCCAGAGTCGACAATCTCAACAGAAACAACACTCTAGCTCGATTGAGAAAAGAGAGAAGGCCTGCTGTGACTCCTGCTGCCACTGCTGGcaacagtcagccagccagaaaATGTGCCAAAACAGACTCATATGGCTGCATTAACTGGCAGCCAATCGTTCTCCCAGAGGGAGAAACGAAGGAGTCTCTTCTTCATAAAAAAGAGGAGCTCAAGCTCATTTTCAGCCACGAGGGCCAAAGAGGAGCGGACAGGGCAAGAGTAGCAGAACTGATGGAGACTACTTTCGAGACCCAAAGGCGCAATATAAACATGCTGCCAGCTATGCAGGAACTGATTAAAGAATGGCCATTCCTCTTCCAGAAGAGATTCCTCCTTGATCACTTCAACCAGCTGACAGGGATCGAGCTGGATGCAAGACTCAGGGAGTCCATGGAAAGCAAGGGGAAGAGGGTAATGACATTTTTCCAGTCACAGCTGCTTCGTTGGGGAAAAGAAGTAAGGACAGTCCTCGCCAACTTGGCAAAAGAGCCAGAAGTTGACCCCTGCCTTGCTGTCGTATTGACCATGATGGCCTTCTTTCATGAAAAAGAGGACGCCCTGTTCATTCTAGCTGAT CTCACCACCACTCAGGCAGACGCAGAGACCCAGCTTTCCCTTCCCAGGACGCCAAGAATAATCCTGCTGG GAGATTCCATTCTCTCAGCGAAGCAATGGATGCTGGCCTTGGAGGGCAAGGTGTTTATAACACCAACCAACCTCCAGATGGACTTCACCTCTGCCCTGGCGGTCCTCTTTGGGTCTCATTATGCCTTCAATATTGAGTACCAGCCCGAGGCAGCTTCTACCCTGGATTTCATTCAGAG gtTTCTCGTCAGGATCAATCCTGAATTTTCCAAGTGCACGGCGAAGATCCAGACGAGCAAGAAGACAAATAAGATGGTGCAGAGGAAGCAGGTGTCCCTCAATCCCCACGTGGCTGCATTCATAAGGGACTTCACCGAATTTGATTGGCAGAATTTCTAA
- the LOC130385705 gene encoding uncharacterized protein LOC130385705 isoform X1 yields MGFSCKQCCYSAETISVFIRHVKEHRNLANFRFSCGLVGCPCSFRTATALQIHMDRNHSKPKPAVSRSPRCIDLTCHIEGCAFTSTNFSSLCEHLKWHIRDGKKIECPFESCKNNFRVRSSFLSQMSRKHSAEQAASAGGVSGDNTDNPDDGNGNDYGTDHAEFAEIGESFSNKEDGDVFLTNLALFYLRMQAKMLLPATTISALIEEFQEINSNGMAHILTIISQELEKLGIPRDRINEILDGLSKENLLKMHNEGVFRSDQTRKTFFKSNFSYVEPTQVYLGIDPNGKERFCQYVPVKDTLKALLSNPKVW; encoded by the coding sequence ATGGGTTTCTCTTGCAAACAATGTTGTTACTCTGCAGAGACTATCTCTGTGTTTATTAGGCATGTCAAGGAACACAGGAATCTTGCTAACTTTAGATTTTCTTGTGGGCTTGTTGGGTGTCCTTGTAGTTTTAGGACTGCCACTGCCCTTCAGATTCACATGGATCGCAACCACTCAAAGCCCAAACCAGCTGTCAGCAGGTCTCCAAGATGTATTGATCTGACCTGCCATATTGAGGGATGTGCCTTCACCTCAACAAACTTTTCCAGCTTATGTGAACATTTGAAATGGCACATTAGAGATGGCAAGAAAATTGAATGCCCTTTTGAAAGTTGCAAAAATAATTTCAGGGTGAGGTCTTCTTTCCTCTCACAAATGAGCAGAAAGCATTCAGCTGAGCAAGCAGCTTCTGCCGGCGGAGTGTCTGGTGATAATACCGACAATCCTGATGATGGAAATGGGAATGATTATGGCACAGACCATGCAGAATTTGCTGAAATTGGGGAGAGTTTCTCAAACAAAGAAGATGGAGATGTATTCCTGACAAACTTAGCGCTCTTCTATCTTAGAATGCAAGCTAAGATGCTTTTGCCAGCCACAACAATCTCAGCTCTAATTGAAGAGTTCCAAGAAATCAATTCAAATGGAATGGCACACATACTGACTATAATAAGTCAAGAACTAGAAAAACTTGGGATACCCAGAGATAGAATCAATGAAATACTGGATGGCCTATCAAAAGAAAATCTACTGAAGATGCACAATGAGGGTGTTTTTCGCTCAGATCAAACTAGAAAGACATTTTTCAAGAGTAATTTCAGTTACGTTGAGCCAACTCAGGTTTATCTTGGAATTGATCCTAATGGTAAAGAACGTTTCTGCCAGTATGTGCCAGTTAAAGACACTTTAAAAGCACTTCTGAGCAACCCTAAAGTTTGGTAA
- the LOC130385705 gene encoding uncharacterized protein LOC130385705 isoform X3: protein MMMLALCLLAEGVVTTSHHLCVLATGQEVVDIHHHVFQEFQILWFRTSTRKWTYSIPDFDVILTSLGVFRSVLVVEGRGINIHPVIEVILQSRTILK, encoded by the exons ATGATGATGCTCGCCCTGTGTCTGTTGGCGGAAGGAGTCGTCACTACGAGCCACCACCTCTGTGTCTTG GCCACTGGACAGGAGGTTGTTGACATCCATCACCATGTCTTCCAGGAATTCCAGATTCTGTGGTTTCGAACCTCCACAA GAAAATGGACATACTCCATACCAGACTTTGATGTGATCCTGACCTCCCTTGGTGTCTTCAGGAGTGTCCTGGTGGTGGAAGGCAG agGGATCAACATCCATCCAGTCATCGAGGTCATCCTCCAAAGCAGAACGATCCTCAAATGA